The following are from one region of the Rosistilla carotiformis genome:
- a CDS encoding Crp/Fnr family transcriptional regulator has protein sequence MAEKVWHLKSCELFANLPAEQIRRLESHCRVRSFAVRSLVYLPYQAADSVFLLTRGLVKVCHATPEGKQSTLAFIEPGELFGELALFDPSQRDEFVEVVNAASVVMIPAEELLHLMAQANAFAVGITKLVGLRRQRIQRRLRNLLFQSNRDRLIHLLLDLADQFGVPADSGVRLRIKLSHQELANLIGSTRESVTIVLGQLKSEGLIDVTRRRIAILRPHQMAERVGQTYRAPSPPGIPTL, from the coding sequence GTGGCAGAAAAAGTTTGGCATCTGAAGTCGTGCGAGCTGTTTGCCAACCTGCCTGCGGAGCAAATCCGCCGCTTGGAATCGCATTGCCGTGTCCGTTCGTTTGCCGTGCGGAGCCTCGTCTACCTGCCCTATCAAGCTGCCGACAGCGTCTTCTTATTGACGCGTGGGCTGGTCAAAGTTTGCCATGCAACGCCCGAAGGCAAACAATCGACGCTAGCCTTTATTGAACCCGGCGAACTGTTCGGCGAACTGGCACTGTTTGATCCCTCGCAACGCGACGAATTTGTGGAAGTCGTCAACGCCGCGTCGGTGGTGATGATTCCGGCCGAAGAACTGCTACACTTGATGGCTCAGGCCAATGCGTTTGCCGTTGGGATCACCAAATTGGTCGGCCTGCGACGGCAACGGATCCAGCGGCGACTACGGAATCTGTTGTTTCAATCGAATCGCGATCGATTGATCCATTTGCTGTTGGATCTGGCCGATCAGTTTGGCGTCCCGGCGGACAGCGGCGTCCGATTGCGGATCAAGCTGTCCCATCAAGAGCTTGCCAATTTGATCGGCAGCACCCGAGAATCGGTTACGATCGTGTTAGGGCAATTAAAATCGGAAGGATTGATCGACGTCACACGCCGACGGATTGCAATCCTGCGACCGCACCAAATGGCCGAACGCGTTGGGCAAACGTATCGGGCTCCATCGCCTCCAGGGATACCCACCTTATGA
- a CDS encoding DnaA/Hda family protein: MSVTETAGAKDLTGELQDALINRLGRDCFRMWFGQITHCHRAGRDVVVDVAAQFALDRIGSRYMNDLRQAVVDVCGDGVSVSLQLAADKPAEASAEPTEEPASTLRSDAGDATPPRPAAKTAKRQAAAETPRDNVQPLLQVSSFQSTGSDDPLPARRRRAASWDQIVVGKSNKLAATAARMICDSPGVTSPLFLWGTHGTGKTQLLDVVATELRRRHRLRRVISMTAEEFTNDFIGSVTGSGLPGFRRRYRDVDALLIDEIQFLPGKRATSREMLYTIDSIVRAGKQLVFAADRPPMEIPGLGQDLAGRMAGGMVCSMTPLDHEMRSQMLQQLCDAEGLGIDHQMLSDIAANVCGDGRVVSGIACRLKALVSMHDEPVTYDQITEILSDLISIGSSSYGFSDIQTAVCNTMGLPKDALQSKGQSRNVSQARMLAMYLAREHTGATYGDIGKYFGQRSHSAVIAATRRIAGDVETGKAFAVGNRTIPAKQVLESVQNMLRSG; this comes from the coding sequence ATGTCGGTAACGGAAACGGCAGGTGCGAAGGATCTCACCGGTGAATTACAGGATGCACTGATAAATCGTCTTGGACGAGACTGCTTCCGAATGTGGTTCGGTCAGATCACCCACTGCCATCGCGCTGGTCGCGATGTGGTCGTGGATGTGGCGGCACAATTCGCATTGGATCGAATCGGTTCGCGGTACATGAACGATCTGCGGCAAGCGGTCGTGGATGTCTGTGGGGATGGCGTGAGCGTGTCGCTGCAACTGGCAGCCGACAAACCCGCGGAGGCCTCCGCCGAACCGACCGAGGAACCGGCGTCGACGCTTCGTAGCGATGCGGGCGACGCGACCCCACCGCGTCCAGCGGCCAAAACTGCCAAGCGACAAGCGGCAGCCGAAACGCCGCGCGACAACGTTCAACCGTTGCTTCAAGTCAGCTCGTTTCAATCGACTGGCAGCGATGATCCGCTGCCCGCACGACGTCGCCGCGCCGCATCGTGGGATCAGATTGTCGTCGGCAAATCGAACAAACTGGCCGCCACTGCGGCGCGGATGATTTGCGATTCGCCCGGCGTCACGTCGCCGCTGTTTTTGTGGGGCACGCACGGCACTGGAAAGACACAATTGTTGGATGTCGTGGCGACCGAATTGCGACGCCGCCATCGCTTGCGACGCGTGATTTCGATGACCGCCGAAGAATTCACGAACGACTTTATCGGATCGGTCACCGGCAGCGGTCTGCCAGGTTTCCGCCGCCGTTATCGCGACGTCGACGCGTTGCTGATCGATGAGATCCAATTCCTGCCGGGCAAACGGGCCACGTCGCGGGAAATGCTGTACACGATCGATTCGATCGTGCGGGCTGGAAAGCAACTGGTCTTCGCGGCCGATCGTCCGCCGATGGAGATTCCCGGCCTCGGGCAAGATTTGGCGGGCCGCATGGCTGGCGGCATGGTCTGCTCGATGACTCCGTTGGATCACGAGATGCGGAGCCAGATGTTACAGCAATTATGTGACGCCGAAGGCCTGGGAATCGACCACCAGATGCTCTCCGATATCGCCGCCAACGTGTGTGGCGATGGACGCGTTGTGTCGGGGATCGCGTGCCGTCTGAAGGCGTTGGTCAGCATGCACGACGAACCGGTGACCTACGATCAGATCACTGAAATCTTGAGCGATCTGATTTCAATCGGCAGCTCGTCGTACGGCTTTTCCGACATCCAAACCGCGGTCTGCAACACAATGGGTTTGCCCAAAGACGCGCTGCAGTCCAAGGGGCAAAGCCGCAACGTCAGCCAGGCGCGGATGCTGGCAATGTATTTGGCTCGCGAACATACGGGAGCGACCTACGGTGACATCGGAAAATATTTCGGCCAACGCAGCCACAGCGCCGTGATTGCCGCGACTCGTCGAATCGCCGGAGATGTCGAAACGGGCAAAGCGTTTGCTGTCGGGAATCGCACCATCCCGGCGAAGCAGGTTTTAGAGTCGGTCCAGAATATGTTACGCTCGGGTTGA
- a CDS encoding VOC family protein has protein sequence MKVLQLNHIALHVADVAVSAAFYRDVLQLEPLPRPAFDFPGAWFRLGEDQELHLIGDRDSAVHSASRGNHLALKVDDLDAWESHLQRLGADHNPRRVRPDGGLQVFLPDPDGHWIELLGFDEGRR, from the coding sequence ATGAAAGTCCTGCAACTGAATCACATCGCGCTGCATGTCGCCGACGTCGCGGTCAGCGCCGCTTTTTATCGCGATGTGCTGCAATTGGAACCACTTCCACGCCCGGCCTTCGATTTCCCAGGGGCCTGGTTCCGGCTTGGCGAAGACCAAGAGTTGCATCTGATTGGGGATCGCGACAGCGCCGTCCATTCGGCTAGCCGCGGCAATCATTTGGCCCTGAAAGTCGACGATCTCGACGCGTGGGAAAGCCATCTGCAGCGGCTTGGTGCGGACCACAACCCTCGCCGGGTTCGTCCCGATGGCGGGCTGCAGGTATTCCTGCCCGATCCCGATGGGCACTGGATTGAACTGCTGGGCTTCGACGAAGGTCGCCGATAG
- a CDS encoding cold-shock protein, which translates to MMAGWRQFTGMLLFRDVLQDLNTWYRNRLMAEGTIKRVTDKGFGFIDTGGAKDLFFHSSALEGVRFDDLREGQRVSFEEGRGPKGPCAENVKVL; encoded by the coding sequence ATGATGGCCGGTTGGCGGCAATTTACCGGAATGCTTTTGTTCCGGGATGTGCTGCAAGACTTAAATACTTGGTACAGGAATCGACTGATGGCTGAAGGCACAATCAAACGTGTAACCGACAAAGGGTTCGGATTTATCGACACTGGAGGCGCAAAGGATTTGTTCTTCCACTCCTCCGCATTGGAAGGGGTACGATTCGACGACCTGCGCGAAGGACAACGCGTTTCGTTTGAAGAAGGCCGCGGCCCGAAGGGTCCTTGCGCTGAAAACGTAAAAGTTCTTTAA